Within Coffea arabica cultivar ET-39 chromosome 4e, Coffea Arabica ET-39 HiFi, whole genome shotgun sequence, the genomic segment ctattaaaaaattttaaacatatatataaataattatatatataaacttataataattatatatataattaaatacaaaatatatttaatttaattatttataaacttataataatattaCTAATTATAactattatataatatatattagtatatataatataattaatgtaatcaattatattaataattatataaGTATacttataaaaattattaattaatcaTGCTAAATTTACTagtacatttatactaaatttctaactATACTTAATATAATAACGCTttttgttaaaagaaaaaaagagtcgGTGAAACGACAGCTCTCACAAAGAAAACAGgtactttgtttggattgcggtttatttgtcaaaatatatttgcttacatcatcattataaTTTCCAacgcacctttttatctttcccattatctttttatctcacatacatcacatcacaaaaaatgttacagtaaaaatatctctaataattcacaatccaaacaaacccgggTAGGACGAGAGGAACTAATGGACAACGGGTCGGGGTGCGGGGACTGTTGCCATTCCTATAAATAAATGTCTCAAATGTCGCAAAGTAACCCATTTCCCCAATGTTAACTTAAAGCTTCTTGAAGCACGGAAAGTTCCATGATTTTGTTAGTTTCTCTAGCATTAAATATATCACAAGAAAAAAACTTGGTAATCATTCCTTGAAGTTACGAGACTACATGAGACCAGATCAGAATTTTTTCTCATTATCACGTCGCACTTCTAAGGTAATCCAGAATTACAAAATTTTGCACCTGAATTTCACTTTTTTTAGGTCGGTCAAAATTCCCTCCAAAGTTTTGGCTCCTTTCCATCAAATGCCATCCGGGCATCCTCTCAAAGGTTTCTGTTAAATCTACTTAAACCCCTAGACTCCTTAAACCCTTGATCCCTTCTTGCTTAGAAATGAACTTGACCAGTAATAAACCCTTAAATTTCCTTCCAGAATTGCAATTTCATGAAATGCCTGCCGGAAGCTACAAATGCGTGACAGATTCTATAACCAATTATTGTGGAGCTGATTTTCAGTCTTGTAAGAAACCCGGATTTTCCAATTCAATGATGAATTCAAGTTCAAGAATGTCAATTTCTTCAACTTCTAGGTCAAACCTAGCCAGGCCCATCAATGCCAAGTCAGAGTCATGCTTGCAGCATAAAAGGGGCCATTGCAATTATGGGGCCGACTGCATTTTTAGCCATGACATGCCTGAGGACCAGTATAGATTGATGAATAGAGCAAGATTGTGTAGGTTTTTTATGAATGGGAAAAATTGCCCTTATGGTAACAGGTGCCATTTTCTTCATCAGAGCGTTAAACATGTCAAGGGAGGGTCAGGTGTGGCTAGGGAGAAGGCTGCTGTTACGGTCGTGAATTCTGGGCCTGAAGAAGGTGTACGAAAAGAGAGCGATCGATTGGCTTGCAAGAGAAAGGCTGTCTTTTGGAAGACAGGGCTTTGTAACAATTGGGATAGAAATGGTAGCTGCCCCTATGGTGTGAGGTGCCAATATGCTCATGGAGAACGAGGTGATAATAAAATCATTAGATTAACCTATAGTCATAATTTTGCACGAAATGACATGATTTTAGTATATTTGCTGATCATAAGCAGTTGTCTTTTATGCAcggtttcttgttttttttggaGGACAAGTTATTCGCTAGTTATTAACTGTAAGCAACTAGCAACTTCTACATGACCTGCTATTCCTGAACTCAAGTATCTTCAATAACTGAATAAAGGTACAAATAAAGACGCACAGAGCAGTAATCAGTAATGCTATGCTTTTAAAGCAAATTACTGCTTTATGATTAAAGCTATGTATGCTTCAGCACTGGAAATTGCATTTAGTTCCTCCAGACCTTCAGGATTCCCCTGTTTGCAAGTATTTTCTTTTGCACTATGATGAACTCTATTGGCAAAGCCAACCAGGATCAAGAGAATACAAGCGGATTATATAAATCTCTGCGTGTGGGAAGACTGGACATCCATATAAGAGTACAGGAAGCTAgacatattttatttttttggtaaattgcaAAACTTTTCAGATATTTGTGGCCACACCTCTTAACTTTGAGGATTGTCGCGTCTAATCAGTTTATACAACATAAATGGTCGTATTGATTCTTGAATTGTTTGGCAGTTGTCTTGGTGACCAAGAAGTATTTGCCACAACTTAACAGCAGTTaatgcttcttttctttttggttttatGTGCATAGTCCCTGTGGAAAGTTATCTAATTTCGTTGAATGTGAGAAAATAAATTCCTATTTTATACAATGGTATTCCATCTGATGGTGAAAAAAGTCAGCATATCTGAGCTCACAACGTAACTGTTTGTAGAATCTAATGGCACAAACCTGTCATTTTAATATGGAAACTTAAAATGGTTTAAATCTAGGAAAGTTCAGCTTCAAGCTCTATTTCTAAGTTGAATATAGCACTATTGCTCTTCTTGTTCCTGACAAAGTAGCACTACTGTTGATCTTCTTGTTCCTCACAAATTTTTAGAACAGACAACGGAAGCTTTCTTTTTCAATGTTCAACTGCTCCACGATACCTCACATGCATTTCCGTACACAGTTTCaattaaaatgaaaatataaatatgTAAGAGGATAAATTGCTGCCCGAGAGGATGCTGAACTGGTGGcccattttttgttgttgttgttgttgttttttggGCGTTGGGGGTGGTGAGGAGTGGACATTTTTCTTGGTATGAGCAGGCTTtctaaaagaagaaacactgaTGATTCTTGTCGGTTATTTGGTTATGCAGAACTCGGCAAGCCAAGTTCCTTTTGTCCACTGGAATCTGGAAAATCTTTCATAGTAGAAAATCTTGCTTTTGATAGAGAGGATGCAGCATCAACTAGGAAGGCAATCAGAACTGACTGTACGCTGCAGGAGAAGAGCAAGAGCAAGAGCAAGAGCTTTTTTGTCAAGCGGGACAAAGTCAAGAAGATTAGCGGCATCTATGCTGATTGGATTGAAAGTATGCCCCCTGTCCACCTTACTTCAGCCAACCTGTGATGCTGAATTTCGAAACCACATATGATATACCAAATTCTCTCTAACTTCTTGTGCAGAATGATGGAAATTGTAGTTACATTACCTCAGAATTTGCAGATAGTTTTTGTGAGAGTTCTGCAGTTAGTTGACTTCAAAGCAGTTATACTGGCAACAAAAAATAGGTCTTTCAGTTGTTTGGAAAGTGCTGCCTTTTCCATTGAATCTTTATTCTGCAGCAACATTTTGGATTTATGGGATGTGCATTTTAACCTTATTCTCTTCTTCGTATAGCATGTAGTCTTCTGAGGGAGTTTGCaggaattatttatttacctCGTGACAGGAGTTTTTTCAAATGTGGATGACTGGATCCTGCAATAGCATGCAGATCCCTGACAGCAAGGAGTTAAGTGCTGCTATAACGGATAATCAAGGGCGATTAAGCGTTGGGGAACATCACTAAAATGatctttttaaatttcaaaatacctTCCCTTGGTActtcatttttcaaataaagCAAGTTGCTAATCTTTAGACTAGTTGATCCACCCCAATGAATTAAGGACCGGCTCATAGTTGTAGTGGCTTATCAACAAGTCCTTAATTGGTAACTTTTGGTCAAATACTTATTTAAATGCTTAATCATATTGTTTGGATACATACTTATTTAAGTACATTTTGCATTAATAATgtggaattttgaatttttaaaacatatttatatttttatttagttcaaattttataataattttattaatattaatttttaaattttttgtaacATAAAAGTTGCGCTAAAAGCACCAATTTTGAGCTTATACCAGAAGTGCTTTACTAGCCAAAAGCTCTAATCCTAAATTCGAGAAATGATGCTCACTATACATGTTAAAAATGCTTTTGTcctctaaaatatttttttttttagcaaaaacaCCATGATCCTAAACACGTCCTGGAGGATTTGATTTACCCTCATGCGATGATTTGAAGTATATACTATAACTCCGTAGTTCTCTCTATCAAAGGCTTGGATTTTGTTTGTTAattcaattcaacacttaaatttaatgggttCAGATATTAACATATTAAGATGCATTTGATATTAAAATtagaacatttgaattaattaactgATACTAATTTTTTCAAGCAAAACTTGCTCTAAAAAATAAGTAATAAGTAATGTGATATACAAttaaatatatcaaatttagtatTTAACCATTCAGTAATTTAACGAATTCATaattcaattttcaaacttcagTTTTTACAAACGTACCCTGAGGTTCATTTGGAATGTGAGTTTTCAAGggaaaaaatttttggaatattttctCGACATAATTCCTAATTTACTTTTGTTtgtagtttatttttttttatcttcctGGCACTGCAAATAGCGGGAAAGTTTGAAAAGCTAAAAGCTACCGTTCTCTTAAATATGGCTTTGTTTGGAACTcaagttttttgtcaagtttgtctgctataagtttcttaaaaactttagctacagtaatctcaaaaaatttcttaaaatttttaaactatacacttcaaaatattcaaaaatttacacattttaaaaattttttacagTAAActatagtaaagttttagataaaCTCTCAAAAAACTTACCTTCCAAACAGGGCCAATTATTTTCCTACAAAACTCCTATCCAAATAGGCTCGTAAGAATAATGATATATTAGCCCTTTTAGATTCACAAATTACCATTTGACCTCTTTAActcttcaaaatatacacataactcCTTTATAGTTTTATATAGAGTAAAAGCTTGATGGAAAATAGCATCCCTAAAGTTGTTAGCTAAAATACCAATTTTGCCCTCATTTAACTATTAAAGCAAACAATTGTTGACCACCTTGTATAAAACTATAAGGAAATCatataaataaatacaaaaaattacAGGAAATAAAGTGGATACTCATGCCCCCATCCTCTTCCTAATACTTAAATTCCATCCTTCCTCaactaagaaaaattaaaaaaaaaaaaggataaaatggATACTTATGCGAACCACAAGGGGTTTAGTAAATTATATGACTCCATTACGTGCAATTTTTGGAGCACTTTAGTTCAATTGTGGCAATAGTTGATGCTATCGGTCTACTTTcactttatataaaattataggACGATTATGTAAATATCTTAAAACCTTAGAACAATCATGTAGTAACGTGACAAACCACGGGTGttatttacccaaaaaaatttcTCACATTACTAGAATGGAAATGAGAATCTGTCCTCACCCGCCTTTGAATTGGATGATAATCGCGAAATGCACAATTCTGCACCTGAGTGGTTTCTAGCTTCCCCATATTCCCCTCCAAGAGTTCATCAAATCCCGCCCAGGAATCCTCTGAAATCTCAGTTAAATTTCTTCCTCTCGTCCAAAACGCTAGCTTGGTAACCTTCTTTTGTCTTAAAACCACAAAACCCTCAAACTCTTCATGCATGAACGCGAACACCACTACTAACAACCCCTTAAATTTCCCTTTCCATTTGGAATATGGGGCGAATCAATTCCATTACAACTGACCTCCTCCACAAGTGTTTGACGATTACTACTGGCCTCCGCCACAAGTGTTTGATGATTATTGTACTACCAGGCATTTTGGAGCTGATTTTCAGTTTTTCAAGAAACCCGGAATTTCTGAACCAATGCTTAATTCAAGTTCAAGAATGTCATGTTGTCTTCAACTTCCGGGTCAAACGAAGCAGGGCCCATCAATGCCAGGCCACAGCCCTGCCGGCTATATACAAGTGGCTACTGCAACTCCGGGGCCAACTGTGTATTTAGTCATGATGAGGCTGGTGAAGAGAATTACAGAACTCCGATATGGGTGTACTTGTGGGTGGCCACCAGATTAGGACCAACTGTTGGTTCTCAGTTTATGGAAAAGAATGTCCACATGGCAATAGATGCAACTTTTTTCATCTTAGTGTTAGAGATGATAAGGGAGGTTTTCGCGTGCCTAAATTTAGGCAGACTGCTGCAATTACTGTTTTGAGTACAAAAACTGAGGGTTACAGAAAACAGTTTGGTCAATTGGAACGCAAGAGGTTTATGGATTTGAAACTCTGATGGTGCTagtcaaaagaaacaaaaggcagaGCCTTTGAAGACAAGGCTCCGTGACAAGTGGGAATAAGATGGTAGCTGCCCGGATGGTGAAAAATGCTAATATGCTCATGGGTTTACGGGTATTTTGTAGTTAGATTCGTTTGGTTTACTTGATGTTGCTTCTGGTCGTAATTAGTGGATTAGTTTCTTATTCATTTGACATTTACGCAGTTACACTACCAATGGTTGGGTAAACAATGTTGGCGGCTGGTACGAAGTCTCATGGTTGGACCATATTGTTTTCCGTGAATCTTAGTTATACTGAGTATGTACACTGGTTATGGACATTTCTCTTTCTGCATTTGTGATTAGAGCCAGAGAGGTTGTCTTCGTTGTTAATTAAGTTTCTTGCTATCTGTTTTTTCATTGTTATCAAGAGGCGACTTTCATGTGATCTATTACTGCTGTATTTGGgatatttgaaacaaaaaagtAGAAAGATGCAAAAACAGACAACATGAAACAAGAATGACTAGTGTTTTGCACTTTAATGCAAGTTAGTGTTTTGCACTTTCATGTGATCAACTTATCCCCTGTTTGTCAGCATTGTGATTTgacaatatttgaattaatttctTAAAGCTAGTTCCAACCTGGCAGTGTAAGCACTTATAGAATGGCCTGTCAATTTTACGAACTCAACATTTTCCAATAGTAGATGTAGCTCAGGAAAAGAGTACTTAATATTTACTGCAATCGCAAAGTGCTCTGATTTTGTTAGGCTACAAGTCTACTGCTGTTGATTTTCAATCAAACGAATGGTGGACCTTGTCTTTAATGTTGAATTCTTATGGCCCATGAAGTAGTTGTCACAACTAAATGAAGATTCTTTATGAAAACATTCACTGGATATTCATGCTTGTTGTCTGGCTGTTTGATGTCCATAGCTCATCTTCCTGTGTATTTGAATTCCAAAAACGTTTGGTGAAAAGGAAATGCATTATATACATGGTGTTTATTGATGAAAATTTCAGCACATGTCAAGCCCACACTTTGACTCTGATGCCACGGGATCTGCCTGCACTAGGCTATCAGAGCAAAATAAAGATAAATCTAGGAAAGTTTAACTCATACTCTACATGTggagatgaaaataaaaatccTGATCTTCTTGCTTCCGAAGAATATTTGCCATGAGGACCTAGATGGTAGAGCACCTCTGTTTTAGTGCAACTCAGTTTGGTTTCTCACCAAAAAGTTGCTTTTACACTTGTATTTATGTTGGCAAGACGATGGATCTGCTGTCAAGGAGGAATATAAAAAATGGTGCCTTTCAGGGGAGGGTCCACGGAGGGGTTTTAGAGGAATACTATTGATTCTTGTGTATGTGATTATGCAGAACTTCAAAAGTTTGGTTTTTCCCCCCAGTGGAATCTGGAGAATCCTTACTGGCAGAAAATGTTGCTGGTGATGTAGAGGATGCAAGTATGAAGGAGATCAGATCCGTTGACAAGTAGCAGAAGCATAAGAAGTGGCTTACCAAGTGGAACAACGTTGAGAAGATTAGTCATGTCTATGCTGATTGGATTGAAAGTATGCCACATGTTCCTCCAGGCAGCCTGTGATGCCGAATTTTGAAAACGTGAATGATATACCAAAATTCTTTGTAATTATTGTTCAGACTGAAGGATAGTGTAATCTCTTTAGCAGagatttgttattagttgaattTGACGCAGTTATTTTGCTAAACCTTTCAGGTGTAGCAAAGAAAAGTGTCTCGAAgatcacttcttttctctcttttgtttgGAAAAGTGCCGTGTATTCCCTTTGATTGTATTGTGCAGTACGTagagaagaaagaaatagaCAGCTAAGAGTAGCATGACTTTCAGCCTTTCAGGTCCCCATTTAGTTTCTTGCAGATTATTGTACTATTGTAAGAAGTGAAACatgatttttgtcaattttaccTTGACGGGGTATAATTGCAGTCTGAAAAAGGTTTACCAAGCTGGAACTTAGAGCTTCAAGAAATGTATTCTTCAAGTCGGCCAAAGATGCATCTTCCCCGAACTAACTAGTAATTTGAGGGTAAACGATCACTTTCATGAAAAAGAACCAATTTTGGAACATCGCTTTTTCCCTTCCTCTTGAACGCATCGAGTTACTACATTTTAGACCAACTGTTGCCCCCGACACCTCAAAAGTGTTTTCGTGATGGTCGTGATTGTGCGCATGGCACATCCTCATTGAGTTTTTTCTCAATACCGTGATTTTCCTGGGTGTTTGGGGCGGGTGAAAAAATTGCATATTCTACAGGAACGTAACTGCAACTATGATTTACAGTTGTAGTGATTGTGTTTCATAGCAGCAACACCTGTTAATGATAGTACAAGCATAAGCTGAAAATCTCGGTTCCGAGGGTCCTCCTCCATTTAAAAGAATGGAACGTAAGTTTTAAATTTAGAACCAAATGCATCTTTCTGCGCATTTGGCTGTTTCGCTATGTAGCAATTTCAGCAGAACGAGCATGTTTGATAGCTGATCTGGCCAAGGCATCCACTGGGTCTACACATTTCTTGAGAAGAGGATCATCTGGAGGCAAAAGGCCTTGCATGTCATCAGAGGCAAGGATTATAGTGTTTACGGCTCTCACCAGAAGTACTTGCAAAGCAATTCTGAACAAATTTTGAGCTCCTTCAATGTCTTTTCTGATTAAAGCTTCCATTGCTGGGAGTACAGTGTGTTCCATGGTAGCTTTATCCGGCACCATGACCTCAAACCCCTGCATTAATAAGCTCAGGATTTTGGAAATACACACGTTTTCATCAGCATGAAAGGTAAGGGCCTAAAAGGCTAGCAGAGTTTTCAACCAGCAATAGACGCGCCTCGGTTAGAACCTCACTAGCTAGATGCGTCATTGCCCCAAGCGCAAAGATAAAGGCTAGCAGATTTTCACTTCCAATTCGAACAGATGAAATGGGCACATTCCATAACTACAAGCCAAAGCATAACAAACAGACAAAGCATAAAAGCATCAACTGCCTACAGATGTTAGCTCTGCAGGATACTTTCATCTTGCACATAGAAGTCTATTACTCACTGCTACCTGCCTTAAGTTTTAACATAGTATTAGATAGAAGTTGTCAGAAGGCTTTTAGTTAAAAAGCCAGACTAGTCGTCTAACTAAGACTTGCTTGCTATGTGTAGCACCATCACAAGAGAGACGTTATTAAGAAAACCTATCGAAGTAAATTATGCAGTCAAGAAAGTAAATCCTGTATATTAAGCCTGAAATCTATAGCAGGGAAAAGGCCACATCGGAGTAGCTTATAACTAACAGCATTAGTCATGTGCAATCACCAAACATTAACATTAATCATGCAACATTTGCAAGGGTTACACAACTAAATTGTGGTTCTTTATTGTCATTTGGAACTCA encodes:
- the LOC140005688 gene encoding zinc finger CCCH domain-containing protein 39-like; amino-acid sequence: MMNSSSRMSISSTSRSNLARPINAKSESCLQHKRGHCNYGADCIFSHDMPEDQYRLMNRARLCRFFMNGKNCPYGNRCHFLHQSVKHVKGGSGVAREKAAVTVVNSGPEEGVRKESDRLACKRKAVFWKTGLCNNWDRNGSCPYGVRCQYAHGERELGKPSSFCPLESGKSFIVENLAFDREDAASTRKAIRTDCTLQEKSKSKSKSFFVKRDKVKKISGIYADWIESMPPVHLTSANL